A region of Vitis riparia cultivar Riparia Gloire de Montpellier isolate 1030 chromosome 12, EGFV_Vit.rip_1.0, whole genome shotgun sequence DNA encodes the following proteins:
- the LOC117926662 gene encoding protein-S-isoprenylcysteine O-methyltransferase B-like isoform X1 — MKNFGVVDLNVKPFHLHQEMTFLKHLYGDLKAHLLVLSLYSSKVFSENFSYTACRQLSQMFLAILFFHSSEYVIAVNIHGRSNVTLKSLLISKAYLLAMVCSLLEYFAEIVLFPGLKEIWWISNSGLAMVVIGEIIRKTAILTAGRSFTHLIKVYHEEDHKLVTHGIYRYIRHPGYSGFLIWSVGTQIMLCNPISTIAFAIIVWHFFYKRIPYEEFFLRQFFGSEYEEYAQLVPSGVPFVK, encoded by the exons atgaaaaactTCGGTGTGGTTGATTTGAACGTCAAACCCTTCCATTTACATCAG GAAATGACATTCTTGAAGCATCTTTATGGTGACTTGAAGGCCCACCTTTTAGTGTTGTCGTTGTACAGCTCTAAAGTATTTTCAG AAAACTTCAGCTACACAGCTTGCAGACAGTTATCTCAAATGTTTTTGGCGATACTTTTCTTTCACAGTTCTGAATATGTCATTGCAGTCAACATTCATGGAAGGTCGAATGTAACTCTCAAGTCTCTTTTGATCAGTAAAGCTTATTTGCTGGCAATGGTTTGTTCACTGCTGGAGTACTTTGctgaaattgttttatttcccGGGTTAAAGGAAATTTGGTGGATAAGCAACTCAGGCCTTGCAATGGTTGTAATTGGGGAAATCATAAGGAAAACAGCAATTTTAACAGCTGGGCGGTCCTTCACTCATCTTATCAAGGTTTATCATGAAGAGGATCACAAATTGGTAACTCATGGAATCTATAGATATATACGTCACCCAGGATATTCTGGTTTTCTCATATGGTCTGTTGGCACTCAGATAATGCTCTGTAATCCCATCTCCACAATTGCATTTGCAATTATCGTCTGGCACTTCTTTTATAAACGAATACCATATGAGGAGTTTTTCCTGAGGCAGTTTTTTGGGTCAGAGTACGAGGAATATGCACAACTGGTGCCTTCTGGGGTGCCGTTTGTGAAGTGA
- the LOC117926662 gene encoding protein-S-isoprenylcysteine O-methyltransferase B-like isoform X2 codes for MTFLKHLYGDLKAHLLVLSLYSSKVFSENFSYTACRQLSQMFLAILFFHSSEYVIAVNIHGRSNVTLKSLLISKAYLLAMVCSLLEYFAEIVLFPGLKEIWWISNSGLAMVVIGEIIRKTAILTAGRSFTHLIKVYHEEDHKLVTHGIYRYIRHPGYSGFLIWSVGTQIMLCNPISTIAFAIIVWHFFYKRIPYEEFFLRQFFGSEYEEYAQLVPSGVPFVK; via the exons ATGACATTCTTGAAGCATCTTTATGGTGACTTGAAGGCCCACCTTTTAGTGTTGTCGTTGTACAGCTCTAAAGTATTTTCAG AAAACTTCAGCTACACAGCTTGCAGACAGTTATCTCAAATGTTTTTGGCGATACTTTTCTTTCACAGTTCTGAATATGTCATTGCAGTCAACATTCATGGAAGGTCGAATGTAACTCTCAAGTCTCTTTTGATCAGTAAAGCTTATTTGCTGGCAATGGTTTGTTCACTGCTGGAGTACTTTGctgaaattgttttatttcccGGGTTAAAGGAAATTTGGTGGATAAGCAACTCAGGCCTTGCAATGGTTGTAATTGGGGAAATCATAAGGAAAACAGCAATTTTAACAGCTGGGCGGTCCTTCACTCATCTTATCAAGGTTTATCATGAAGAGGATCACAAATTGGTAACTCATGGAATCTATAGATATATACGTCACCCAGGATATTCTGGTTTTCTCATATGGTCTGTTGGCACTCAGATAATGCTCTGTAATCCCATCTCCACAATTGCATTTGCAATTATCGTCTGGCACTTCTTTTATAAACGAATACCATATGAGGAGTTTTTCCTGAGGCAGTTTTTTGGGTCAGAGTACGAGGAATATGCACAACTGGTGCCTTCTGGGGTGCCGTTTGTGAAGTGA
- the LOC117926662 gene encoding protein-S-isoprenylcysteine O-methyltransferase B-like isoform X3 — MTENFSYTACRQLSQMFLAILFFHSSEYVIAVNIHGRSNVTLKSLLISKAYLLAMVCSLLEYFAEIVLFPGLKEIWWISNSGLAMVVIGEIIRKTAILTAGRSFTHLIKVYHEEDHKLVTHGIYRYIRHPGYSGFLIWSVGTQIMLCNPISTIAFAIIVWHFFYKRIPYEEFFLRQFFGSEYEEYAQLVPSGVPFVK, encoded by the coding sequence ATGACAGAAAACTTCAGCTACACAGCTTGCAGACAGTTATCTCAAATGTTTTTGGCGATACTTTTCTTTCACAGTTCTGAATATGTCATTGCAGTCAACATTCATGGAAGGTCGAATGTAACTCTCAAGTCTCTTTTGATCAGTAAAGCTTATTTGCTGGCAATGGTTTGTTCACTGCTGGAGTACTTTGctgaaattgttttatttcccGGGTTAAAGGAAATTTGGTGGATAAGCAACTCAGGCCTTGCAATGGTTGTAATTGGGGAAATCATAAGGAAAACAGCAATTTTAACAGCTGGGCGGTCCTTCACTCATCTTATCAAGGTTTATCATGAAGAGGATCACAAATTGGTAACTCATGGAATCTATAGATATATACGTCACCCAGGATATTCTGGTTTTCTCATATGGTCTGTTGGCACTCAGATAATGCTCTGTAATCCCATCTCCACAATTGCATTTGCAATTATCGTCTGGCACTTCTTTTATAAACGAATACCATATGAGGAGTTTTTCCTGAGGCAGTTTTTTGGGTCAGAGTACGAGGAATATGCACAACTGGTGCCTTCTGGGGTGCCGTTTGTGAAGTGA
- the LOC117926661 gene encoding phosphoribosylamine--glycine ligase encodes MACMSLNSIGTCGLRTLHNLHLSSKPFLPSNCSIFGTSSSFIAGASISTKNRPIPWELRHFSGSAASLSTPFQFHSVSVKAEQSDIASDRVVVLVIGSGGREHALCYALKRSPSCDAVFCAPGNAGISNSGDATCISDLDISDSSAVISFCHKWGVGLVVVGPEAPLVAGLSNDLVKAGIPSFGPSSEAAALEGSKNFMKNLCDKYGIPTAKYQTFTDPAAAKQYIQEQGAPIVIKADGLAAGKGVIVAMTLDEAYEAVDSMLVKGAFGSAGSQVIVEEFLEGEEASFFALVDGENAIPLESAQDHKRVGDGDTGPNTGGMGAYSPAPIITEELQSLVMKSIIIPTVKGMAAEGCRFVGVLYAGLMIEKTSGLPKLIEYNVRFGDPECQVLMIRLESDLAQVLLAACKGELSGVSLNWSPGSAMVVVMASKGYPGSYEKGTVISNLEEAELVAPSVKVFHAGTNLDSDGNFIAVGGRVLGVTAKGKNLEEAQERAYRAVEEINWPGGFYRRDIGWRALPRGQFATKL; translated from the exons ATGGCTTGCATGTCATTGAACAGCATTGGGACTTGTGGATTAAGAACTCTCCACAATCTTCATCTGTCTTCAAAGCCATTCCTACCAAGTAACTGCAGCATCTTTGGAACTTCATCATCTTTCATTGCAGGAGCTTCCATTTCCACAAAAAATCGCCCTATTCCTTGGGAACTTCGCCATTTCAGTGGCTCCGCAGCTTCTTTATCAACGCCATTCCAATTTCATTCTGTCTCAGTGAAAGCAGAACAATCTGACATTGCCTCTG ATAGGGTGGTTGTGCTGGTCATTGGCAGTGGCGGAAGGGAACATGCTCTATGCTATGCCTTGAAGCGATCTCCCTCTTGTGATGCAGTCTTCTGTGCACCTGGAAATGCTGGGATTTCCAACTCAGGAGATGCCACTTGTATTTCAGACCTTGACATCTCTGACAGCTCAGCAGTGATCTCCTTCTGCCATAAATGGGGAGTAGGACTAGTTGTTGTGGGGCCAGAGGCTCCTCTTGTTGCCGGTCTCTCAAATGATCTAGTTAAGGCTGGAATACCCAGTTTTGGCCCTTCATCGGAAGCTGCTGCGTTAGAAGGTTCCAAGAACTTCATGAAGAATTTGTGTGACAAATATGGGATTCCCACTGCTAAG TATCAAACTTTTACAGACCCTGCTGCTGCAAAGCAGTATATTCAAGAGCAAGGGGCACCAATTGTTATAAAGGCGGATGGATTGGCTGCTGGAAAAGGAGTTATTGTTGCTATGACATTGGATGAGGCATACGAAGCTGTTGACTCCATGCTTGTCAAAGGTGCTTTTGGTTCTGCTGGTTCCCAGGTCATTGTTGAAGAATTTCTGGAAGGAGAAGAAGCATCCTTTTTTGCTCTGGTTGATGGAGAGAATGCCATACCTCTAGAATCTGCTCAGGACCACAAACGAGTTGGTGATGGTGATACAGGGCCCAATACTGGTGGGATGGGGGCATACTCTCCAGCACCCATCATAACAGAAGAACTTCAGTCTTTGGTCATGAAATCCATAATTATCCCTACAGTAAAAGGAATGGCAGCAGAAGGTTGTAGGTTTGTTGGGGTTTTGTATGCTGGGCTCATGATTGAGAAGACGTCTGGATTACCTAAGCTAATTGAGTATAATGTGCGATTTGGAGATCCAGAGTGCCAG GTGCTAATGATTCGGCTAGAGTCTGATCTGGCCCAAGTTCTGCTTGCAGCTTGTAAAGGAGAGTTAAGTGGGGTATCTCTGAACTGGTCCCCAGGGTCTGCCATGGTGGTGGTAATGGCAAGCAAAGGCTACCCTGGGTCCTATGAGAAGGGAACTGTGATTTCCAATCTTGAAGAAGCAGAGCTTGTTGCTCCATCTGTCAAGGTGTTTCATGCTGGAACAAATCTCGACTCAGATGGCAACTTCATTGCTGTTGGGGGTCGCGTTCTGGGAGTTACTGCCAAGGGGAAAAATCTTGAAGAGGCACAGGAGAGAGCCTACCGAGCCGTTGAGGAAATCAACTGGCCAGGAGGGTTCTACCGCCGAGATATTGGTTGGAGAGCGCTTCCTCGCGGCCAATTTGCTACAAAATTGTAA